One region of Chryseobacterium sp. C-71 genomic DNA includes:
- a CDS encoding GH92 family glycosyl hydrolase: MKNSAVLLLIFFLFFSLNLKAQQFEKLVQYVNPLIGTEKMGHTYPGATAPFGAVQLSPETDTISYELNGKYNGEVYKYCAGYRYEDKTIVGFSSTHFSGTGHSDLGDFLVMPTVGKLQLNPGTSTHPENGYRSRFSHQNEKAEAGYYKVKLDDHNIIAELTSTTRVGVHRYTFPKSDQAHIILDLMSGIYNYDGKNVWTYVRVENGNTITGYRQTNGWARTRTVYFAMKFSKPFKSYGQKNYDGKQIYNGFWRKFDQTKNFPEIAGKNLKMYFDFDTNENEAIEVKLAISPVSQTNALENLEKETGNLSFDQVKAQTQEIWNKELNKIVIKGSETEKTNFYTAMYHTFISPTTYTDVNGEYKGLDQNIHKAEGFTNYTTFSIWDTYRALHPFFNIIQPKRNNDMVKSMMAHYNQFSMKMLPIWSHYANDNWCMSGYHSVSVVADAIIKGNYDGDSKAALMACVETANKRDYEGIGFYIDKGYIPAEKSGTSVSNTLEYAYDDWAIAQLAKHLGETEIYNQFIKRSENWKNNFDKAIGFMRPRLADGSFKKDFNELSTHGQGFIEGNSWNYSFFVPQNPDELMQLMGGKKKFASKLDELFTMHLPDEFFADTEDITREGIIGGYVHGNEPAHHVAYFYNWAGQPWKTQAQIRWILEMQYKATPDGLGGNDDAGQMSAWYILSSLGFYPVAPGSEDYAIGSPAIDHAVLNLENGKTFEIEAINQSSKNMYVQKIVLNGKEIKNFILKHSDIVKGGKLSFYMSSKPKK, translated from the coding sequence ATGAAAAATTCTGCAGTTTTACTTCTTATCTTTTTTCTTTTTTTCAGTTTAAATCTAAAAGCTCAACAATTCGAGAAACTAGTTCAATATGTCAATCCATTAATTGGAACCGAGAAAATGGGGCACACTTATCCCGGAGCAACCGCCCCTTTCGGAGCGGTTCAGTTAAGCCCGGAAACCGATACCATTTCCTACGAACTCAATGGAAAATACAATGGTGAAGTCTATAAATACTGTGCTGGTTACAGATATGAAGACAAAACAATCGTAGGTTTCAGTTCAACTCATTTCAGTGGAACCGGACATTCTGATTTAGGAGATTTTCTGGTGATGCCAACTGTTGGGAAATTGCAATTGAATCCAGGAACATCTACCCATCCTGAAAACGGGTACAGAAGCAGATTTTCACATCAAAACGAGAAAGCAGAAGCCGGATATTACAAAGTAAAATTGGATGACCACAATATTATAGCGGAGTTAACATCAACAACAAGAGTTGGTGTTCATCGTTACACTTTTCCAAAATCTGATCAGGCACATATTATTTTAGATTTAATGTCTGGAATTTATAATTATGACGGCAAAAATGTCTGGACTTATGTTCGTGTAGAAAACGGAAATACAATTACTGGTTACCGACAAACGAACGGTTGGGCAAGAACAAGAACGGTTTATTTTGCGATGAAATTTTCAAAGCCTTTTAAATCTTACGGTCAGAAAAACTATGATGGAAAGCAGATTTATAATGGTTTCTGGAGAAAATTTGACCAGACTAAAAACTTCCCTGAAATCGCAGGAAAAAATCTGAAAATGTATTTTGATTTTGATACGAATGAAAATGAAGCAATCGAAGTTAAGCTTGCCATTTCACCCGTGAGCCAAACGAATGCTTTAGAAAACTTAGAAAAAGAGACAGGTAATTTATCTTTTGACCAAGTCAAAGCACAAACGCAGGAAATTTGGAATAAAGAATTAAATAAAATCGTCATCAAAGGTTCTGAAACAGAAAAAACTAACTTTTACACGGCGATGTATCATACTTTTATCAGTCCTACAACGTACACTGATGTCAATGGAGAATATAAAGGTTTAGATCAAAACATTCACAAAGCAGAAGGTTTTACCAATTACACAACATTTTCAATTTGGGATACGTATCGTGCACTTCACCCATTTTTCAACATTATTCAGCCCAAAAGAAATAATGATATGGTGAAATCGATGATGGCACATTACAATCAGTTTTCGATGAAAATGTTGCCGATTTGGTCGCATTATGCCAACGATAATTGGTGCATGAGCGGTTATCACAGTGTAAGCGTTGTTGCCGATGCCATTATTAAAGGAAATTATGACGGAGATTCAAAAGCAGCATTGATGGCCTGTGTAGAAACTGCAAACAAAAGAGATTACGAAGGCATTGGTTTTTATATTGACAAAGGCTATATTCCTGCAGAGAAAAGCGGAACTTCGGTTTCCAATACATTGGAATATGCTTATGATGATTGGGCAATTGCGCAATTGGCAAAACATTTAGGCGAAACAGAAATTTACAATCAATTCATCAAACGTTCTGAAAACTGGAAAAATAATTTTGATAAAGCCATCGGATTTATGCGCCCTCGTTTAGCTGACGGAAGTTTTAAAAAAGATTTTAATGAGTTAAGCACTCACGGTCAAGGCTTTATCGAAGGAAATTCATGGAATTACAGTTTCTTTGTTCCTCAAAATCCTGACGAACTCATGCAATTAATGGGTGGGAAGAAAAAATTCGCTTCAAAATTGGATGAATTGTTCACGATGCATTTACCAGACGAGTTTTTTGCAGATACAGAAGACATAACAAGAGAAGGAATTATCGGCGGATACGTTCATGGAAACGAGCCAGCGCATCATGTTGCCTATTTCTACAATTGGGCAGGACAACCTTGGAAAACGCAGGCACAAATCAGATGGATTTTAGAAATGCAATACAAAGCAACTCCCGACGGATTGGGCGGAAACGACGATGCAGGGCAAATGAGTGCGTGGTATATTTTAAGTTCTCTTGGTTTTTATCCGGTTGCTCCAGGTTCGGAAGATTATGCGATTGGAAGCCCGGCAATTGATCATGCTGTTTTGAATTTAGAAAATGGGAAAACATTTGAAATTGAAGCCATTAATCAAAGTTCGAAAAACATGTATGTTCAGAAAATTGTTTTGAATGGAAAAGAAATTAAAAACTTTATTTTGAAACATTCTGATATTGTGAAGGGTGGGAAATTGAGTTTTTATATGAGTTCTAAACCTAAAAAATAA
- a CDS encoding response regulator transcription factor, with protein sequence MEKSKILYAEDDQTIAFLIQDSLESHYDIDYHANGKSAMNAFDTGSYDICLLDIMMPEIDGFELAKHIRTHNSEIPIIFISAKALKEDRIKGLKIGADDYLVKPFSIEELILKIEIFLKRTKKTNITPAKYKVGKYNFDPKNYTLQEENNIITLTQRESELLLYFITNKNSVLKRQDILKAVWGDDDYFMGRSLDVFISRLRKVFADEENITIENLHGIGFRFSES encoded by the coding sequence ATGGAGAAATCTAAAATTTTATATGCCGAAGACGACCAGACCATTGCTTTCCTGATTCAGGACAGTTTAGAATCTCATTATGACATTGATTATCATGCCAACGGGAAATCTGCAATGAACGCATTCGACACGGGAAGTTACGATATTTGTCTCCTCGATATCATGATGCCTGAAATTGACGGTTTTGAGCTGGCAAAACATATCAGAACACACAACTCAGAGATTCCCATTATTTTTATTTCTGCTAAGGCTTTAAAAGAAGACCGCATCAAAGGTTTAAAAATTGGCGCCGATGATTATTTGGTAAAGCCTTTCAGCATTGAAGAGCTTATTTTAAAAATTGAAATTTTCTTAAAACGTACAAAAAAGACGAATATCACTCCTGCAAAATATAAAGTTGGAAAATATAATTTCGACCCAAAAAATTATACTTTACAGGAAGAAAATAACATCATAACCCTTACGCAAAGAGAATCTGAACTGCTTTTGTATTTTATCACTAATAAAAATTCTGTTTTAAAAAGACAGGATATTTTGAAAGCCGTTTGGGGAGATGACGATTATTTTATGGGACGAAGTTTGGATGTTTTCATCTCAAGGTTGCGCAAGGTTTTTGCGGATGAAGAAAATATCACCATAGAAAATCTTCACGGTATTGGTTTTCGTTTTTCTGAAAGCTAA
- a CDS encoding sensor histidine kinase KdpD yields the protein MEIKKLNIIITLGLVAIIGILIAQLLWTRQAYNFEDKKFNQKVNIALLEVVEKLSGEQTSFIQSPVQNVDNDYYVVNINNEFDPTILEYYLKTEFTRFQINTNYTYAVYNCHSDKMIYGKYISAHQETSKNKTINFPKHENLTYYFSIRFPDKMTYMIGSLKFWYILTFALIIILLVYVYSIYTIIQQKKFSELQRDFINNMTHEFKTPLSSILLATESLNKQEIIRENSKLQTYTSIIINQSNKLNNHIEKILNIAKNDAAGLSLKTEKILLLPFIQEIAETMQQKNGNLTIDLNIDNNTYVIADKFHFTNIIYNLLDNSVKYCETEPNVSISSNKDSKGLYLKFKDNGVGIPSKNIPQIFDKFYRVNAKKNSEINGFGLGLFYVKKIVQQHHWKISVENNQDQGITTTLFLPFSK from the coding sequence ATGGAAATCAAAAAACTCAATATCATTATAACGCTTGGGCTTGTTGCTATCATCGGAATTCTGATCGCTCAACTTTTGTGGACCAGACAGGCGTATAACTTTGAGGATAAAAAATTTAATCAAAAGGTCAATATCGCTCTTCTTGAAGTGGTAGAAAAACTCTCTGGCGAGCAAACTTCTTTTATTCAAAGTCCTGTACAGAACGTTGATAACGACTATTATGTGGTGAATATTAACAATGAGTTTGATCCTACGATTCTTGAATATTATTTAAAAACTGAATTCACCAGATTTCAAATTAATACCAATTATACGTACGCAGTTTATAATTGCCACAGCGATAAAATGATCTATGGGAAATATATTTCTGCACATCAGGAGACTTCAAAAAACAAGACCATCAATTTTCCGAAGCACGAAAATCTGACGTATTACTTCTCTATCCGTTTTCCAGATAAGATGACGTATATGATTGGCTCGTTGAAGTTTTGGTATATCCTTACCTTTGCTCTCATCATCATTCTTTTGGTTTATGTTTATTCAATCTACACCATTATTCAGCAAAAGAAATTCTCAGAATTGCAGCGTGATTTTATCAATAACATGACCCACGAGTTCAAAACTCCGTTATCGTCAATTTTATTGGCCACTGAATCTTTGAATAAGCAGGAAATTATAAGAGAAAACTCTAAACTTCAGACTTACACTTCGATTATCATTAATCAAAGCAACAAACTGAATAATCACATCGAAAAGATATTAAATATCGCCAAAAATGATGCGGCCGGACTTTCTTTAAAAACAGAAAAGATTCTCCTTCTTCCTTTTATTCAGGAAATTGCGGAGACCATGCAGCAAAAAAACGGAAACCTGACGATTGATTTGAATATTGACAACAATACTTATGTAATCGCAGATAAATTTCACTTTACCAATATCATTTACAATCTTTTAGACAACTCAGTCAAGTATTGCGAAACTGAGCCCAACGTTAGCATTTCATCAAATAAAGATTCAAAAGGCTTATATTTAAAGTTTAAAGACAACGGAGTTGGAATTCCAAGTAAAAATATTCCTCAGATTTTTGATAAATTTTACAGAGTTAATGCTAAGAAAAACAGTGAAATCAATGGTTTCGGATTGGGCTTATTTTATGTAAAAAAGATCGTTCAGCAACATCACTGGAAGATTTCTGTTGAAAACAATCAAGACCAAGGAATTACGACAACGCTGTTTTTGCCTTTTTCAAAATAA
- a CDS encoding DUF1573 domain-containing protein codes for MKNLKITALLAVMAFSPFYANVFPVEGTPIVKVVAEAAKWKSESIDVGSIPQGKPKLIRFEFTNTSKKPIIIENVAPSCGCTTADYSKKAILPGKKGFVEASFNAASAGPFIKTVNVTTSDSKTPKTLSFKGTVTAA; via the coding sequence ATGAAAAATTTAAAAATTACAGCACTACTTGCAGTTATGGCATTTTCACCATTTTATGCTAATGTATTTCCGGTTGAAGGAACTCCTATCGTAAAAGTAGTTGCAGAAGCAGCTAAGTGGAAATCAGAATCTATTGACGTTGGTAGTATCCCTCAGGGAAAACCGAAATTGATTAGATTTGAGTTTACAAACACATCAAAAAAACCAATCATCATTGAAAATGTTGCTCCATCTTGCGGTTGTACAACAGCAGACTACAGTAAGAAGGCAATTCTTCCGGGAAAAAAAGGTTTCGTAGAAGCTAGTTTCAATGCAGCAAGTGCTGGTCCATTTATTAAGACCGTAAATGTAACAACAAGCGATAGCAAAACTCCTAAAACTCTTTCTTTCAAAGGAACGGTTACTGCGGCATAA
- a CDS encoding SDR family oxidoreductase codes for MNQYTQPMLREDALKGKVAIVTGGGSGLGKAMTKYFLQLGAKVVITSRNLEKLYGTAKELEDQTGGRVLCVACDVRNWDEVEAMKEATLKEFGRIDILLNNAAGNFISPTERLTHSAFDSILDIVLKGTKNCTLSIGKHWIDSKTPGTVLNIVTTYAWTGSAYVVPSACAKAGVLAMTRSLAVEWGKYNIRFNAIAPGPFPTKGAWDRLLPGDMKDQFDLAKKNPLKRVGEHQELANLAAYLVSDFSSFVNGEVVTIDGGEWLQGAGEFNMLEDIPQEMWDTLEAMIKSKKSN; via the coding sequence ATGAATCAATATACACAACCCATGTTGAGGGAAGATGCTCTTAAAGGAAAAGTTGCCATCGTGACTGGTGGGGGAAGCGGTCTTGGAAAAGCAATGACCAAATATTTTCTTCAGTTGGGAGCCAAAGTGGTAATTACATCAAGAAATCTTGAAAAACTTTACGGAACTGCCAAAGAATTGGAAGACCAAACCGGCGGAAGAGTGCTTTGTGTTGCCTGCGATGTCAGAAATTGGGATGAAGTGGAAGCAATGAAAGAAGCAACCCTGAAAGAATTTGGGAGAATTGATATTTTATTAAATAACGCAGCCGGAAATTTTATCTCGCCAACAGAAAGATTAACGCATTCTGCTTTTGATTCTATTTTAGATATTGTTTTAAAAGGAACAAAAAACTGTACCCTTTCAATCGGAAAACACTGGATTGATTCTAAAACACCTGGAACGGTTTTAAATATTGTTACCACGTATGCATGGACGGGTTCTGCATATGTCGTTCCTTCAGCTTGTGCAAAAGCAGGAGTTTTGGCAATGACAAGATCGTTAGCCGTGGAATGGGGAAAATACAATATTCGTTTTAATGCGATAGCGCCGGGACCTTTCCCTACAAAAGGAGCTTGGGACAGATTGCTTCCGGGAGATATGAAAGACCAGTTTGATTTGGCTAAAAAAAACCCGTTAAAAAGAGTAGGGGAACATCAGGAATTGGCAAATCTTGCGGCGTATCTGGTTTCAGATTTTTCATCTTTTGTGAATGGGGAAGTGGTAACCATCGATGGTGGAGAATGGCTGCAGGGCGCAGGTGAATTTAATATGCTTGAAGATATTCCGCAGGAAATGTGGGATACGTTGGAG